Within Pseudomonas alloputida, the genomic segment TGCGCACCGGCCATCGACAGGTCATCACTGAAAATCACCCCATCAAAGCCCAGCTCGCCACGCAGGATGTCCTGCAACCAACGCCGCGAGAAGCCAGCGGGCTGGTTGTCAACCTGCGGGTAGATGACATGCGCCGGCATCACTGCCGCCAGTTGCCCACTCAGGCGGGTAAACGGCACCAGGTCGGACTGGCGCAGTTGTTCCAGGCTGCGTTCATCAGTGGGGATGGCCACGTGCGAATCGGCTTCGGCCCAGCCATGCCCCGGGAAATGCTTGCCACAGGCGGCCATACCCGCCGCATTCATGCCACGGATGAACGCGCCGGCCAGGCGCGTTGCAAGCAGCGGGTCACCCTCGAACGCGCGGCTGCCCACCACGGCGCTACGCTGGTGGTCCAGGTCGAGCACCGGAGCGAAGCTGAGGTCCAGGCCAACCGCCAGCACCTCGGTCGCCATCAGCCAGCCGCACTGCTCAGCCAGATACTCGGCATTGTCGTTATCGGCCAGCGCACGCATGGCCGGCAGGCGCACAAAGCCCTGGCGCAGACGCTGTACGCGCCCGCCTTCCTGGTCCACTGCCAGGATCAGATCGGGGCGAATGGCGCGGATGGACGCGCACAGTTCG encodes:
- the nagZ gene encoding beta-N-acetylhexosaminidase, whose translation is MQGSLMVDIAGKWLTAEDRQLLRQPEVAGLIIFARNIDNPRQVRELCASIRAIRPDLILAVDQEGGRVQRLRQGFVRLPAMRALADNDNAEYLAEQCGWLMATEVLAVGLDLSFAPVLDLDHQRSAVVGSRAFEGDPLLATRLAGAFIRGMNAAGMAACGKHFPGHGWAEADSHVAIPTDERSLEQLRQSDLVPFTRLSGQLAAVMPAHVIYPQVDNQPAGFSRRWLQDILRGELGFDGVIFSDDLSMAGAHVVGDAASRIEAALSAGCDMGLVCNDRAAAELALSAAQRMKVKPSPRIARMRGQGFARTDYRQQPRWLEALGALKEAQLVD